A region from the Pseudonocardia petroleophila genome encodes:
- a CDS encoding erythromycin esterase family protein, with protein MTTPVPLPFRPDDDEGIGAPLARFLAARPTPPRVLALGEPTHGVGSFPRMRNAALRYLVEHAGFRSVALESDAPAGLAVDAWVRGGPGDLDDLLATGFSHGFGAYAANRELLVWLRGHNRDRADPVRFHGFDAPLEMTHAQSPRTALLALHAHLSAVIEPPCTAAGIEELTGPDARWTEPAAATDPSRSVGSTPEVTALRLLADDLRTLLHAHAPALVAATSPDAWWTARLHARTAAGLLRYHATMADPGPARFARMMQMRDAMMAENLLAVVERDGPTLAFAHNGHLQYDQGSWAGLRWWSAGAIAAAELGAGYAVLVSALGRGPGVGDPPPGTPEAVLAALPAGRLIADPAVLHGTAKRTDIPPRRGCFPLDPAHPEGSDGIVFVRDAY; from the coding sequence GTGACCACTCCCGTGCCCCTGCCCTTCCGCCCCGACGACGACGAGGGGATCGGCGCCCCGCTCGCGCGCTTCCTCGCCGCCCGCCCGACCCCGCCGCGGGTGCTCGCGCTCGGCGAGCCGACGCACGGCGTCGGGTCGTTCCCGCGGATGCGCAACGCGGCCCTGCGCTACCTGGTGGAGCACGCCGGCTTCCGGTCGGTCGCGCTCGAGAGCGACGCGCCGGCCGGGCTGGCCGTCGACGCGTGGGTCCGCGGCGGCCCCGGTGACCTCGACGACCTGCTGGCCACCGGCTTCTCCCACGGCTTCGGCGCCTACGCGGCCAACCGGGAGCTGCTGGTCTGGCTGCGCGGGCACAACCGCGACCGCGCCGACCCGGTGCGCTTCCACGGGTTCGACGCCCCGCTGGAGATGACGCACGCCCAGAGCCCCCGCACCGCGCTGCTCGCCCTGCACGCCCACCTCTCCGCGGTGATCGAGCCGCCGTGCACCGCCGCGGGGATCGAGGAGCTGACCGGTCCCGACGCCCGGTGGACCGAGCCCGCGGCGGCGACGGACCCGTCCCGGTCGGTCGGGTCGACGCCCGAGGTCACCGCCCTGCGGCTGCTCGCCGACGACCTGCGCACCCTGCTGCACGCCCACGCCCCCGCGCTGGTGGCCGCCACCTCGCCGGACGCCTGGTGGACCGCCCGCCTGCACGCGCGCACCGCCGCCGGGCTGCTGCGCTACCACGCCACGATGGCCGACCCCGGTCCCGCGCGGTTCGCCCGGATGATGCAGATGCGCGACGCGATGATGGCCGAGAACCTGCTCGCGGTCGTCGAGCGGGACGGCCCGACGCTGGCGTTCGCCCACAACGGGCACCTGCAGTACGACCAGGGCAGCTGGGCCGGCCTGCGGTGGTGGAGCGCCGGGGCGATCGCGGCCGCAGAACTGGGGGCGGGCTACGCTGTCCTCGTCTCCGCTCTGGGCCGCGGCCCCGGCGTCGGCGACCCGCCGCCCGGCACCCCGGAGGCCGTACTCGCCGCGCTCCCCGCCGGCCGGCTGATCGCGGACCCGGCGGTGCTGCACGGGACCGCGAAGCGCACGGACATCCCACCGCGGCGGGGCTGCTTCCCGCTCGATCCCGCCCATCCCGAGGGGAGCGACGGGATCGTCTTCGTCCGGGACGCCTACTGA
- a CDS encoding HalD/BesD family halogenase, translating into MTAAPARPALAQVLDLDRYPIDRPESPRGRALVEFCRAALAFEGACQLPGFLRPDAVRRLVDEALGKRGSAHRTDGTHNVYFEPVTDDGVASLLQHSAKSAIAWDLVDDDSPLRVAYTSDALTGFLARVLGPEQLHRFADPLGAASLMVFDAGDELGWHFDRAPFAVTIMLQPGTAGGAYEYHHLLRTADDENPDGVRAALADERPGRITLPNEPGTLSLFQGRYSLHRVTPVAGDRLRINAVLAYSAPPDDRMNTLTQELFYGRSAQ; encoded by the coding sequence ATGACGGCCGCACCCGCCCGCCCGGCCCTCGCGCAGGTCCTCGACCTCGACCGCTACCCGATCGACCGGCCCGAGAGCCCCCGCGGCCGGGCGCTGGTCGAGTTCTGCCGGGCCGCGCTGGCGTTCGAGGGGGCCTGCCAGCTGCCCGGGTTCCTGCGGCCCGACGCGGTGCGGCGGCTGGTCGACGAGGCGCTCGGGAAGCGGGGGAGCGCGCACCGCACCGACGGCACGCACAACGTCTACTTCGAGCCGGTCACCGACGACGGCGTGGCGTCGCTGCTGCAGCACTCGGCCAAGTCGGCGATCGCCTGGGACCTCGTCGACGACGACTCCCCGCTGCGCGTCGCCTACACCTCCGACGCCCTCACCGGGTTCCTCGCCCGGGTGCTCGGTCCGGAGCAGCTGCACCGGTTCGCCGACCCGCTGGGCGCCGCGTCGCTGATGGTGTTCGACGCCGGTGACGAGCTGGGGTGGCACTTCGACCGCGCCCCGTTCGCCGTGACGATCATGCTGCAGCCGGGCACCGCGGGCGGGGCCTACGAGTACCACCACCTCCTGCGCACCGCCGACGACGAGAACCCGGACGGCGTGCGGGCCGCGCTGGCCGACGAGCGGCCCGGACGGATCACGCTGCCGAACGAGCCCGGCACGCTGAGCCTGTTCCAGGGACGGTACTCGCTGCACCGCGTCACGCCGGTGGCGGGGGACCGCCTGCGCATCAACGCCGTGCTCGCCTACTCCGCACCTCCGGACGACCGGATGAACACCCTCACCCAGGAGCTGTTCTACGGGCGCAGCGCTCAGTAG